A section of the Parasteatoda tepidariorum isolate YZ-2023 chromosome 6, CAS_Ptep_4.0, whole genome shotgun sequence genome encodes:
- the LOC107452469 gene encoding uncharacterized protein, with the protein MTDYYDSIKRLFSNVLYEDIQKRQLSQADIRKGIQNMKEVYKPNPSRFHLSSEFLDVANYNDPAHRCAYLHKYAPLHTALVNDMLGKSMQHVRFLLQDILADTGHIEVCSLGGGPGSDILGVISVLSTELGFFKFSATIIDCMEDWKYTFSAIIKELRGGNYGLTSVFVQPHYFSWNYIGHNLLGRMTNDVKIALQNAKMVTMVKFVSAAACKETSEMIKKIFRSLTPGALVLFIDNDAGGFYRLMVQGAKENSLVTVFGPLIHEHYINRSFDIRRFGYTPCLQTKVTVHMWMKPNYNRSNTVMGFSRYAPIRPHRLSKLPGS; encoded by the exons ATGACAGATTATTATGATTCTATTAAACGATTATTTAGCAACGTTCTATATGAAGACATTCAAAAACGCCAGCTTAGCCAAGCTGATATTCGAAAAGGAATTCAAAACATGAAAGAAGTTTACAAGCCTAATCCTTCACGCTTTCACCTATCGTCTGAATTTCTGGATGTCGCCAATTATAATGATCCTGCCCATAGATGTgcttatttacataaatatgccCCATTACATACCGCCCTTGTTAATGATATGCTGGGCAAATCGATGCAGCACGTGAGATTTTTATTACAAGATATTTTAGCTGATACCGGACATATAGAAGTTTGTAGTTTAGGTGGTGGACCTGGAAGCGATATATTAGGAGTGATATCGGTTCTATCAACCGAgttaggattttttaaattttcagcaacAATTATCGATTGCATGGAAGATtggaaatatacattttctgcaataattaaagaattgcGTGGTGGAAATTATGGATTAACTAGTGTATTTGTTCAGCCTCACTATTTCAGTTGGAATTATATCGGACATAATTTATTAGGAAGAATGACCAATGATGTAAAAATCGCTCTCCAGAATGCTAAAATGGTCACTATGGTCAAATTTGTTTCAGCTGCTGCCTGCAAAGAAACTTCTgaaatgataaaa aaaatCTTCAGATCTCTGACACCTGGAGCTTTAGTGCTGTTCATCGATAATGATGCTGGAGGCTTTTACAGACTTATGGTTCAAGGCgcaaaagaaaatagtttggTAACAGTGTTCGGACCTCTTATTCACGAGCATTATATAAACAGGAGTTTCGATATTCGGAGATTCGGTTACACACCTTGTCTACAGACTAAAGTTACAGTTCATATGTGGATGAAACCAAACTATAATAGATCGAATACAGTAATGGGATTTAGTCGATATGCACCAATACGCCCACACCGACTCTCAAAATTACCCGGTTCTTAA